From Aegilops tauschii subsp. strangulata cultivar AL8/78 chromosome 5, Aet v6.0, whole genome shotgun sequence:
GGCCACTGCCGCTCTGCGCTCTCGACTCATTCGTCGGCAGCTTGAAAATGACGGAAAATATCAGGAAGGCGGTAGGTCTGTCCCTCCACACCCTGCAGATTTCCCGCCTTCCGGTGGTATTCGATGCTATCCAGGAGCGTCTCCTCCAATGCCCTCGGCTTCCAGCCCAGATTACTCAGTTTTCCCGACGAGATCGGCGTGATACGAGAGTTCTGCTGCGCATCCGCCTTGCTGCAGAAAGCGGAGAGAGAATTGTTCAAACCATATGAACAAGCACGGCCGTTCAGGGCAAATGTGCCATTTGATACATACAAGGAACACACGGTAAGAGAAGAGACCCACCATTTCACATAGTTGTAGTCAGGGTGCGTCTTCTTTAGCAGCTCCAGCAAAGCCTTTGTGCTAATGTAATTTGGTGCGCAGATATATCTCCCGGATGATTCGGGTTTCTCGTATAGCAGAAGCAGGGCATCGGCCACATCACGGACATCGACTATGTGCCACAGCACGTCATTCAACGCATTAGGACCTCCTGTAATAAAATTTTCAGCACTCCCAGAAGTCATCAATAATTAAAAGACAAGTAGTTCTCCAACACGCTGTTAACAGGATGAGGTAAAACAATAGTGTACAAACAGAATAAAGCAATACAAGACATTATTAACTGTCATGATATTATTAGTCCAATCATATTTAAGAACCTTGTTCAACAGCACAGATGAGTTTTGTAGTTCTTACAGAGGGGGAAATTAAGGGCATCCTTAGAGGACAAGATTCTAAATCCCAAATACAGAAAAAGTAAGTGTATGATTGGTATGTCATGGCTTCTAAATCATGCAGCAAAAGAAGGAATTTGCAAAAAAAATCCATAGTAATATAACAGTAATCCAGGAAGACAGAAGGCCAAGAAGAATTTTTCCATGAGATCTAAGCACATGGAAGAAATCATTCATTTTTTTTCATAGATTCAGTTATTCTATAGGACGTCCAAAAAAACACATTCTGGTAATATTCCTAGAACGACATTCGTTTTATGACTAAATAGGAATAATTTCTAAAAAAACATAGGAAATTTTTCTATAGGGTTTCAATTCTTCCAAAATTCCTACATTGCCAAGAGAGCCTGGTTACTGAATTTCGCCCACCCAAAGACATGATTTTGTTTTGTCAGATAAGTGATAATCCAACACGCCAACAATATGAACGGACAAAATGAAATAATGAGGGCACCTGTTATGACATAGAGGAGGAGTTCGCTTGTAGTATTGACAGCACATTGCAATTGTGGCCCCAGAACAATACAAGGGCATACTGCAACAGCATTTAGCCTGTACTTCTCTGCATATTCCCAAACTGTCTCTTCAGCAACAGTTTCAGCAAGACTATACCAGATCTGCCAACAAAAAATGCAAAGCTTTGAGGGAAGCCCTCACATGTCACAACCATTTTGTAGTCTCAAGTAATTATTGACTAATGATGAATACCCTAGTATGTTAGGGATTAACAAAAAATCGCATGTCAGATCTTCATGTAAAGAAATTAACGTATATGCTTACCTTCAGCAAGCACATTGGGACTAAATTCCATTGTTATATCAACAGGCTTAGCTTGAGCAAGTATGTTGTGACTGAATTTCATTGTTCTATCAGCTAACAGTTCTAATTCTAACATTCCTAACCTCATTATCCTTGCATACTTTTCTGTCCGACCAGCAACTCTCGTCTTTGGGTTTACCCTGAGGCCAGTTGGGATCATAATGAACGGCAGCAGTGGATGACACCACCACAACTTTCTGAACCTTCAGAGATGAACAAACTTCAAGAATATTTAAGGTGCCCTTCACGGCAGGCACCATGACTTCTGACTGCACGGTTATATTTAGCACAACATTAGTAATAGACCATCAAGAATCTGCAGTTTCCAAATATTCGACATCAACGAGATTTTACAGTGCCAGTAAGGCAGTAACAACTTGTAATCGTCTCTGACAGCAGTGAGTCACCTAGTTCGCACTCTATTACTCTATTAGGTGAGCGCACTTATTAAAATGCTGATCTAATAAGCTCCTATTCCACACCTGTTGCATATAATTATATCGACATCGACAGCAGTGCTAGATTCGCACCCAGAAATGAAAGAAAATAGCAAGTCAAAATCCAATTGCAAATATTTCTGACGGTACTACTGCTATGAGAGAGACTCCATCTCCATGGTGGAACAACGAATAAATCATGGGAGCTGTGTAATTTTGTGAACCATCAACACACGGTAAATTGGCCACGAAACCAGGTGAAAATCGACAGATGTGTACTAGCCTCAGGATCGACGATCTTCTCCGCGGGCACAGGGGAGGCGACATGGAAGACGCCCTGGCAAcccgcgacggcggcggccagCGCGGCGCGGTCGAGCACGTCGGCCTTGAACAAGCTCAGGCTCTCCGCCGCGCCGTCCAGCTGCATCAGATGCGCGTTCTTCGGATCACCTGAAACAGCACCCCCGCCAATCATTATCAATCGGCGAAGTAGGCAGcaagaggagaggaggagcggCCGGATCAGGTGCGCCGTGCTTACTCGGGTCGCGGAGCGTGGCGTGGACGGCGTAGCCCCGGGAGAGGAGCAGCTTGACGAGCCACGAGGCGATGAACCCGCCGCCGCCGGTCACGCAcactcgcggcggcggcggcgacggcgacggtggtgCCATCCACCTCCTGGATGGCTCGCAGCTTGCTCTGCTTTAACAATTTCTCCACCCACTTGCCGGTAGACTGCACGGCGCTAATCGACATCGCTACGAATACCAAGGGCACCTAAAAAAACGGACGTCCCTATCTCTCCTTCATGCAACTCTAGCGGACCCCGTATTCCACCCTGATCcgtaaaataaccgtcaaaataCGGGTTGGGGCGAAAAAACCAGCCCGATCAGACCCTGCATCCCGCCCCGGTCCGCAAAAAAATTTAAGGGGTGCGGCAAAATCCCGAGCCTAACCCGGGAAAACGCGGGTTTACCCCTCGCGGCTGCGGTGCCCTGCATATAAGCGGAAGCAGTTGGTGCGGGACATTTCATCCCGCGCTTTCTCCCACCAACCACCTCTCCTCTCCCCCtcacgccgccgccggccgccgcccaagaTTCCGGCGACCGCAGCCGGCAGGAGCACGCCGGAAGGCCGCCACGCGCACGaggcctcccccctccccctgcgTCGGCGGGCCGCCGGATTTGGCTTTTTCCGGCCGCCGGTTGCTGCCCCAAGCGATGGAGTGGTCGGGGAGCCTCTCCCGCAGCCCAGGCAAGGGCGCATCGCCGCATGCAGGTACGGATtcgtccgcccgccgccgccgaaggtTTGCGGACATGGACTCGTCCGGCCGTCCACCGGGCTCGGCGCTCGCGCAGCATCTTTGTGGCTTGCCGATGCCGCTCATAGAGTGTGACGACTGCACGCGGAAAGTGTTGCGGCTCACTTCGGGCACGCCGAAGCACCTCGGATGGGTGTTCTTCAAATGCGAAAACAACGGGGTACGTGCACTTGCGGTAGCTCGTTTCATAGTTCATTCTTTAGTTCAACTGCGGTAGCTCACTTCAAGCTTGCTCATTCTTTTGTGTAGGACAATGGATGCTCATTTTGGTTTTGGGAAGGTCAATACATTGATTTGTTGATAGAAAGAAACTTAATAGATGTTAGTGCACTCCTTAGTAGAATCGAAAGCAATGATGCGGCTGCATGTGCAACTAGAGGGGAAGCAACATCTACTTCTTCCGAACCAAAGATGAAGAAAGAAGAATGCAAAATCAAGAATCCACAGATCAACAACGAATGCATGGAGAAGATATTAGTCCAACTAGTGGGAGCAGTTATGAAAGTTGGAAATCTTCTAAAATACATACTTGtagttcttgttttctttggtcttgctattCTAGCAAAGATTTGGTGATGTCTTTTGTATCCAATGTTGTCAATAAAGCAAAGCAATGCAATATGCTAGATCAAATTAAATTGCAAATTTAAGTTTTGCGGGCCGGGAGGAGCTGGGCCAGATCAGACGCCGCAATCCCAAcccgtaaaaaagcatattcAGGGAATATCCTTTTTTACGGGTCCATTATGCGGGGTCTGCATCTGCGGCCGTCCGCGCTGGCCCGCAAAGGCGTTTTTCCGCGAACTGCAAAAACGTTTTGCGGGTCAGGAGGATgcagggtctgctagagttgctcttatcTTCCCTGTAACGCTGGTCAAAAATGCGTTTTGTAACCTACTTTCATTTCTTGCAACTCATCACCTGTTTCAGAAAGCAAACTGCAACAAATGCTATGTTGCAGAACCACTAGAAGGTAGGCATGAGGAAGGGCAACGAAGACACAACTCCGTCAACGGTGGCCTTCCCGACCATGGCAGAGCGACCAGGGTGGTCGCCTGGCTGGGCCTGAGCGGTCGCCGTCGATGCTACCTAGGTACTAGCAGGGAAGAGCCTCATCCAGGAGGGACCGCGACCACAACACAACCTTCCCAGGCGGACGGCGTGCGTTCCCCTTGCCGCCTCCACCGCGGTGCGAGCCCAGCAAGAGGTTTTCGTCGCCGGCGACGAAGCGGGTGCAGAATCAGCATCACGACACCGCCGGCTCGGCCTCGTGCAGCGGAAGCCGTGTGTGCCTGCCAGGCCATGCGGCCACGCGCCGGCGAATTTCTGCAACAACGACGAGTTGCAAAACGGCGACGACAACGACGGTAGTGCTTCTGCTGCAACATGTTTTAATGAAAAAAATCTGCAACATCATCCATGTTGTAAAAGCCTTTTCCGGGACATCATCTATGTTGCAAAGCTGAAAACAAAATCTACAACGCAACCTCCGTTGCAAATATTTTCTGCAACATGAGATTTGTGGCAAAAGGTTCCGCAACACTGTTTTTGTTGCAATAGTAAGGACGAGATTGCGTCGTTGGATGTCGCCTGATCTAACGGTTGCCGAGGCGTAGTGCGCCCTATAATATTATGTGTCTATTTATGTGTATGCAATATCAAAATATCATCGCCGAATCATCTACATTATCATAATTTTCTTTTTCAAAACGGTCGTTCTACCAATGTAAAGGTCGTTGTTTTACAGTCAAATAGCATATAAACATCTATACCCATTTTTTACATCATATGAACATCTATATTTAATAATATTAAAGAACAgtgcattttattttattttttggtcCCTCCACCTACCCTAAGTTGGCTATAAAATTAAAGTAAATTACCCTCCCGTGCCATCTGTAAGTGAAAAAAAACTCTTCGTTAATTATTTCTCTGATTTTTTAACTGTCATCAAAACTGCCCCTAAAGTTGAAGTAAATTACTCACTCCGCCACTCGTAAGCGAAAAAAAACTCTTCACTAATTATTTATCTGAATTTTTTGTTTTTCATATAAACTGCCTCGAAAGTTGAAGTAAACTATCCACCCGGCTTCCACAAAAGTGAAAAAAAAAAAAGCGTTCCTCCGAATTATTCGAACATCATAGGGCCCTCCAGTTTCATCCATCGTGAGACCgaccttttcttttccttttttataCACGCACCGATGATGTAATAAAAAAATTACCCGCATCAAGAATCAAAATCCAACATCGATTGTGAGCATGTTAGTATGCACCTACCCTAATTTGCCTATAAAGTCGAAGTAAATTACTCACAAAAACTCTTCGTtaattattttcctatttttttatCTGCCTTCAAAACTGCCCCTAAAGTTGAAGTaaattaccccccccccccccccacacacacacacacacacatccgtAAGCGGAAAAAAAACTCTTCGTTGAATGTTTCGTCTTTCATCGAATCTGCCTCGAAACTTGAAGTAAATTAGCCACCCGCCATCCGTAAAAGTGAAAAAAACGAGGGTTCCTCCGAATTATTCATATGTTATAGGGCCCTCCattttcatccatcgtaagactgtctttttctttttccttctcaTACACGCACCGACGATGTAATAAAAAACCCTACCCGCATCAAGGATCAAGTCCAATCGATCGATTGTGAGCATGTTAGAATGCACATGTTTTACATCTTCATACGTGTTAATTAATGCAAAAATATTCAAATACGT
This genomic window contains:
- the LOC109763257 gene encoding cinnamoyl-CoA reductase 1, producing MAPPSPSPPPPRVCVTGGGGFIASWLVKLLLSRGYAVHATLRDPSDPKNAHLMQLDGAAESLSLFKADVLDRAALAAAVAGCQGVFHVASPVPAEKIVDPESEVMVPAVKGTLNILEVCSSLKVQKVVVVSSTAAVHYDPNWPQGKPKDESCWSDRKVCKDNEIWYSLAETVAEETVWEYAEKYRLNAVAVCPCIVLGPQLQCAVNTTSELLLYVITGGPNALNDVLWHIVDVRDVADALLLLYEKPESSGRYICAPNYISTKALLELLKKTHPDYNYVKCKADAQQNSRITPISSGKLSNLGWKPRALEETLLDSIEYHRKAGNLQGVEGQTYRLPDIFRHFQAADE